The region TCAAAAAGTGTTGTCATTATTGTGAGAGGTTAAAAGAGATCCCACCTCAGGATGGAGGTGACAGCTCAAAAACACAAACCCAGAGCTAGGGGTCTGTCCTTAAAGCACAGGGTTCGAGCCCATGGACACCGTTCGGATGGCAGGGCTCCTTGTTTCCCattgttgttttattctttccCATAGTTTGCTTATGCAAAAAATTTTATCACCAGTTAATAGAATCTGCATATGTGAATAGATTAAACACAGTGGCAATTAATAATGCATCcgagttaaagaaagaaaagaaagcctttccCTCGGAGGCATTTAGCTAAGAGTGAGTCCAAATTTGAATTCTCTACTTCATGTTCCCTGTGCCTTCTGTCTCTATCTAGAACATGAGTTTGAATCTGTGACTGCTGGAGGGCTGTCTTGTGTGTCTCCCTGTGTGcctgccttctgtctctctgtgtatgtacctgtgtactgggtctgtctgttgtctgtttgTATCTTCCTGGCAGGCCTTAAGAGCTTTGCAGTCTTCATGGGACAGCAAGGTAAGCATCACTCGGGGAAGGGACAGGATACCCGGCCAGGGAAATCTTTAACAGAGTTTTACAAAGGATTAGGTCACTGGCTCCAAGTGATCAAGATGGCAAACCAACCCCATCACTGTTAATCAACCAATATCCATAAAGGCACGTTCATCTTACAAGGTTGTTTTAGGCTTCTGGACTTGAtgctttcagcaaatgatacACATGCATTTTCTGGATAAGGGGCATGGAAAATTACATACCTTATGGTTATAGCTATGCattagttttggttttgaaagttaataagggctggagagatggcttagcggttaagagcaccgactgctcttccgaaggtcctgagttcaaatcccagcaaccacatggtggctcacaaccatccgtaatgagatctgatgccctctttcagagtgtctgaagacaggtacagtgtacttacatataatagataataagtcttttttaaaaagaaagttaatgAGATATCCAAGGAAAATCAATTTTGCTTTTTCATTgttctttgaaaaacattttaagacaatCAAGTTGAATACACAGCAGGTTATCATGTTTAAATCTTAAAGTTCCTCAAGCTGCATTAACTCTGGCTGTGAGGTTCAGTTAAAGTCCCAGTCTCTTACAATGCAAGATACTTGCATAATATTGCATTGCCACACTTCTGTCAATGCATAGGAAAACACCATGCAGCAAGACTCCATGGAATTCTGCTGCCTACTCTTTGTAAgatgtttataaaaaataaaaattgaaaagtgctatctttttttttttatgaatgagGCAATTTATTAACCCAGCATCCTTTGTTCTAATGCTTCTTGGTTGGCAGCTGCCACCTGTCCAGAGATCCTGTCCAGATCTCTCTGTCCCTGAGGTGTTAGCTTGCGGCCCCCATCTTGGTCCTTTTCCACCATTTTCAGCCCCTCCAGGGCTTGGAGGACCCGGCGGGTCACACTCTTAGAGCCTCTGCTGAAGTGGCTGGGTCTGACACCGTTTCTCTGCCGTCCTCCATAGATCTTGGTTATGGAACCAACCCCCGCACCACCTCGGAGGTACAGGTGCCGTGCTGTGGAAGCAGCTTGTGTGTAGAACCAGTTCATATCATATGGGGCAAGCTCTTTATGTTTGGCCAGCTTGACTGTGTCCACCCATTCGGGGACTTTCAGCTTCCTGGACTTTTTGAGGAAGGCTGCCAGAGCTCTGACGAACTCCTGCTGGTTAAAGTCTTTTACAGTAACTCCAGAAATCGTGTGGCCTCGGCGCTGCCAGCCAGGGGAATGGGAAGTGCTATCTTCTAAGTATATTAATGTGATTCTAATGAATTCTGAGTGGTGAAGCAGCTGGAGTTCCAGATGATCCTGTCTTGTACAGAAAAGAACCTTTACGTACAGGCCCTGGGTTACATCCAACGGAACTGTGGGCCAAAGGGACTTTATAAAAATACCCAAACAATTCAGGCCCATGAAAAAGGGGTTggtctccacaaactgacagaaGTCCTCATTGCTAAAGACAAGACTATTCAAGCCTATGACCTACCATGTGGCTAGCTCTTTACCTCTCTGCTCCTGTCCCCACCTATCTGTCCTCTTCTTTGTCCCCTATGACATCTCTTCCACCCACTTTCCCCTGCCTGCATCCCTCTCTGCTGAGGAGTTCCACCCTCCAATTCGTGTCCCAGGGATTGGATGTCACGTTTTTCTTACAATCTCCCAGGTGTGAGACATCACCAGAACTTCTGTGGATTGTCTCTAGGCAGAGAAGTTCATCTTTAGATTGCCTCTAGGCATAGAGAATGACCTGACCTTCAAGTATCTGAGCAGGCTTGGGAAGACAAGTATTTACAAAAGTAAGGCTGGTGATGGAACATAAAAATGACAATATCCAGATCCTGCTAGCATTTAGCTCTCTGACAATATAGCAATCAACATAAGAAAATACAGATACACTTGCATACAATGTGAAGGAGAAGTCACCTCAAGACATGTGCAGTGTTCATGCAAAGCCAGAGGACACTGACGCCCATGGTGTGGAATGACACTTTAATGTAGAGTAGTCTGGCTTCAAATGAAAGGGAATACACCTGCCCCAGGGATCTGAATTCTGAGATTATACCAGCATCACTACCCCTTTTTATGGCTATACAGTCACGTAATGTAATCACACTTTGCATATCTAAACAACATTAATTTATGTTCTGGAAAACATCTTTTGACTCTTTGTATTTACACTAACGTAACACTAACACCCTAAGAAGTAGAGACatccataaaatgtattttatggtggcgcacgcttttaatcccagcactcgggaggcagaggcagaggcaggtggatttctgagttcgaggtcagcctggtctacaaagtgagttccaggacagccagggctgcacagagaaaccctgtctcgaaaatcaaacaaacaaacaaacctgttcCCACCCATaataaggagaagcctgcctgctctctctactctctatatggattcttctttttccctcctctctgcacTTTGTGTATTACTCTCATAATTTCTAAGTTCCCTTTTAATTTCTAAGTTCTACTCTActgtccttcttcctcctcttaatcttgctctctgcttctgctttggGGTTATAATACCCTCTGGTGTAATAACACCCTACAATGTAATTGTTCCTAATCTTTTGTACCTTTGCAAGGAGAATAGATCATCCTGGCAAACGTGGTGAAAAGAGGAAGCTGGGGGGCTTGGGGGacaggtactggagagatggctcagtggttaagagcactggatgctcttctagagatcctgagttcaattcccagcaaccacatggtggctcacaaccatctgtaatgggatctgatgccctcttctggtgtgcactcataaataaaatttttaaaatgtaaaaaaattaaataaataaataaaaatttaaaatcagcaCAATGCAATCAGGCTAGGGGGATGGATATTTCCCAAGACCAGTTGTGAGGTGAAGGTCACTGGGCTGAGTTACACAGGCAGCCTGATTTTGATAATCACATCATGGCACTATGTTATTTGGCAGCTTTAAATGCTTGCGATGCGGTTCAAGGTTCAGGAAAGGGGTTTGAGTGAGTCGTTTACTAAAATTATACACAGCCCAAAAGAAGCCTTCTCTGATGTTTTGCAAAAATTTACTTCAGCTGTAAATGGAATAGTATCAGATTTAGGAGTCAGAAAAATGCTAATTGTAAAATTTGGCTTTGGAACATGCTAATTCAGAATGCAAAACATTGATTAGACCTTCACAGGCAAGCTCAGCACCAACAGAGGAACGGATTAGAAATATGGGTGATACTGGATCTCAAGTT is a window of Mus caroli chromosome 4, CAROLI_EIJ_v1.1, whole genome shotgun sequence DNA encoding:
- the LOC110293453 gene encoding 40S ribosomal protein S19-like yields the protein MGLNCLGIFIKSLWPTVPLDVTQGLYVKVLFCTRQDHLELQLLHHSEFIRITLIYLEDSTSHSPGWQRRGHTISGVTVKDFNQQEFVRALAAFLKKSRKLKVPEWVDTVKLAKHKELAPYDMNWFYTQAASTARHLYLRGGAGVGSITKIYGGRQRNGVRPSHFSRGSKSVTRRVLQALEGLKMVEKDQDGGRKLTPQGQRDLDRISGQVAAANQEALEQRMLG